The DNA sequence TCTACCTCTATGGCGGGGTCGGACGCGGCAAGTCCATGCTGATGGACGTGTTTTTCCGAGAAGCCCCCGTGGCCCGCAAGCGCCGGGTGCACTTCCACGCCTTCATGCAGCAGGTCCACGCCCGCCTGGGCGAATACCGCAAGTTCAAGGGACGCGAAGCGGGCGATCCCATCCCGCCCATCGCCCGGCGCCTGGCCGACGAGGCTTGGCTGCTCTGCTTCGACGAGTTGCAGGTGAACGACATCGCCGATGCCATGATATTGGGCCGGCTGTTCCAGCATCTGTTCGAGGCCGGGGTGGTGATGGTGACCACGTCCAACCGGCCGCCGCGCGACCTCTACAAGGACGGACTGCAGCGCGAACTGTTCCTGCCCTTCATCGGAATGATCGAGGAGCGGCTGGACCTGCTTCATCTGGACGGCGGCCGCGACTGGCGGGTGGACCGCCTCACCCACATGGACGTCTACCGGACGCCCCACGACCACGAGGCCGACCGGGCCCTGGGGCTCGCCTTCCAGCGCCTGACCAACGGGGCGGACGCGACGGCCGACAGCTTCATGGTGAACGGCCGCAAGGTGACCTTGCCCTTGGCCGCCGACGGGGTGGCGCTGGCCTCCTTTTCCGATCTCTGCGCCCAGCCCTTGGGCCCGGCCGACTACCTGGAGATCGCCCGGCGTTACCACACCCTGGTGCTGGCCGCGATTCCGCGGATGGGGCCCGAGATGCGCGACCAGGCCAAACGCTTCGTGACCCTGATCGACGCCCTGTACGAGGCCAAGGCCACCCTGATCTGTTCCGCCGCCGCCCCGCCGGAGGCCCTGTATCCGGCCGGTGACGGCAGCTTCGAATTCCACCGCACCGCATCCCGGCTGATGGAAATGCGGTCGGTGGAGTATGTGGGGAATGGACGTCAGGCGACTAACTGAAAGACACGGAATAGATTCTACAAGACGGCCTGGCTGCGGAATTCCGTGGCCGCCGCATCCAGCTTGCGGAACAGCTTGTAGAGCCGCGAGCAGGTTTCATGCCCGTGGCGTTGCGCCAGTTCTTGCGCCCCGGCGTCGGTGTTGAGGGTCGCCTTGAGGCCGCCCAGCAGCCCTTCCACCAAGGTAAAGAACGAGACCTCGGTCATCGTCCAGCGGGCGACGGGCGAATTCGCATCGCCCTCGTAGGGGCTCAGGTGGGTATTGACCAGATTGATCAGCCAATCGGCGCGCTTGCGCAGGTCCTCGAAATAGGGAGCGATGGCGACCTGGGCTTCCAGGACCAGCGCCTTGGTTTCCGGATCGTCGTAGACGTTCTGCCAGTCGAACTCGTCATTGCGGCCCGATTTATGGCGCGCCACGATCTT is a window from the Magnetospirillum sp. WYHS-4 genome containing:
- the zapE gene encoding cell division protein ZapE, which translates into the protein MSEGPLAEYRAKLAAGEISPDPAQALAVEKLQSLHLALKAYEPAAGLAAWKARFGLARRREAPPQGLYLYGGVGRGKSMLMDVFFREAPVARKRRVHFHAFMQQVHARLGEYRKFKGREAGDPIPPIARRLADEAWLLCFDELQVNDIADAMILGRLFQHLFEAGVVMVTTSNRPPRDLYKDGLQRELFLPFIGMIEERLDLLHLDGGRDWRVDRLTHMDVYRTPHDHEADRALGLAFQRLTNGADATADSFMVNGRKVTLPLAADGVALASFSDLCAQPLGPADYLEIARRYHTLVLAAIPRMGPEMRDQAKRFVTLIDALYEAKATLICSAAAPPEALYPAGDGSFEFHRTASRLMEMRSVEYVGNGRQATN